A segment of the Candidatus Synechococcus calcipolaris G9 genome:
TTGCCAAGGATAGTATTGATCAAGATCAATGGTTTCAGCAAATAAAGGATACTTGAGGTATCATTCAGTCGTTTCTTGCCATTGCAGTTTCTTCGCCATTGCCATGTACCATATCCTTGTTATTGATGATGACCCGACAACCCGACTGATCCTCAAAAATAATCTCACGAAACAAGGACATCAGGTTACGGTCAGTCAGAATGGTGCCGATGGCATTGCGGCGGCCCAAGCTATTAAACCAGCCCTGATTATCTGTGATTGGATGATGCCAGGGGTGGATGGTTTAGAAGTCTGTCGTCAGGTTAAGCATGATCGGCATTTATCGGCGACATTTTTTGTGTTATTAACGGCCAAGGGCGAACTTGAAGATCGGGTGCGGGGGCTAGATGCGGGGGCGGATGAGTTTTTATCCAAACCCATTGAACAGGATGAGTTACGGGCTAGGGTACAGGCGGGCCTGAGGCTCTACCAACTCAATCGCGACATTCAAGAGCAAAAGCAGCTCCTAGAAGCGGAATTTCGTGAAGCGGCCATGTATGTGCGATCGCTCCTGCCCCAGCCCCTAGAAACGCCGATTAAAATTGACTTCCGTTTTATCCCCTCCAGCGAGTTAGGGGGTGATTGCTTTGATTTCTTTTGGATTGACGATCGCCGCTTAGTCATGTACTTACTGGATGTTTCCGGCCATGGTTTAGGGGCGGCCCTGCCCTCCATTTCCGTCTTGAATTTATTGCGGAATGCCAATAGTTCCCTTTGGGGCAGTCAACAACTTGCGGGTATTGATTACAATCGCCCCTGTCAAGTCTTGGCACTTCTAAACCATGGCTTTCAAATGACGAATCAAAATGATAAATATTTCACCATTTGGTATGGCATCTACGATCGCCAGGATCAGACCCTCACCTATGCCTCGGCGGGGCACCCTCCGGCCCTTTTAATTCATAGCGGTGAAAACGAACTGCCCCAGGTCACTGAACTAAAGACCCCAGGGATTCCCATTGGCATGTTTACCGATGTGGATTTTGCCGAAGCAACCCATACCATTCCCCCAGGGAGTTGCCTTTATCTGTTTAGTGATGGCATTTATGAATTTCAAACCCATAGCGGCGAACAGTGGGGGATCGAAGCATTTCAGACCCTATTGGCGCAACACCAAAACAGCCCATCAGACCTGGGCCAAATCCTGGCAGAAATTCAAAGCTTGACCACTCCGGCAGCCCTAGCCGTTGATGATTTGTCCATTGTAGCGGTTGATTTTATGGACAGAACAAAATAACCCTAGGGGCAATATGATATATTCTCCTCTGGCAGGACAGCAGGTTCGATTATGTTTATGGATCGTTGCTGATTGCATTTTGAGTGCTTAAAGATAGTTTTAGAGGCGAGGAGTAGTCTGGGTGGCAGAGTTAGGCTTAATCAAAACCCTGGCGGGATTGGCCTGTGCATTGCGGCAGGAGCGATCGCAGCGGCAGTCGTTACCATCAACAGATCAGCCCTTTTTGGGTTTTGTGCCGACAATGGGGGCCCTGCATCGCGGGCATTTGAGTTTAATTGAGCGGGCCCGCCAGGACTGCCAACGGGTTCTGGTCAGTATTTTTGTCAATCCCCTCCAGTTTGGCCCCCAGGAAGATCTGGCCACCTATCCCCGTAGCCTAGACCAGGATTATAATCTTTGTTGTCAAGCGGGGGTGGATTGGCTCTTTGTCCCCACCATTGAGGAACTGTATCCCCATCCCTCGGCAGAAACAACCCTGGTTCACCCCCCTCGGGCCATGGTTGAGGTTCTCTGTGGGCGATCGCGACCGGGACATTTTGCCGGGGTGATCACCATAGTTCTAAAACTGCTCAATTTAATTGCACCGGATCGGGCCTATTTTGGCGAGAAGGATGCCCAACAGATCGCCATTATTCGCCGCTGTTTAGCAGACCTGAACCAATCCACGGAAATTATTCCCTGTCCCATTGTCCGCGAGGCCTCCGGTTTAGCCCTGAGTTCCCGCAATCAATACCTCTCAGCCCCAGAAAAGCAACAGGCGACTGCCCTATGCCGCAGTTTACACCGGGCCCAAAGGCAATTTCAGCAAGGGATCACCCAGTCCCAGGGGTTGATTGAAACAGTGCAAACGGAATTGGCCCGGGAACCGGCGATCGCCCCGGAATATATTGAACTGGTACATCCCGACACCCTGGTTCCCCTCCAGACCGTAGAGACCGTTGGCCTCTTGGCCGTTGCCGCCCGCATTGGTACCACCCGCTTGATTGATAATTGCCAGTTAGACCTGCGCCCCCCGATCCTGGCCATTGACGGCCCCGCCGGTGCGGGTAAATCCACCGTTACCCGTTTGGCAGCCAAGGCTCTGGGTCTGACCTACCTAGACACGGGAGCCATGTATCGAGCCGTCACTTGGTGGTGTTTACAGGCGGATATTGATTTAGGGGATGGGGTGCAGGTGGTGGAGCAGGTGGGGAACTGCCAGATCAAGTTGCATAGTACGGATCCACTTTTGCCGCCCCAGGTCTGGATCAATGATCAGGAGGTAACGGAATCCATTCGCTCCCAGGAAGTGACGGCCCAGGTGTCCCGCCTGGCGGCCATTCCAGAAGTGCGTCAGCGTCTAGTGAAGCAACAACAGGCCATGG
Coding sequences within it:
- a CDS encoding SpoIIE family protein phosphatase, translating into MYHILVIDDDPTTRLILKNNLTKQGHQVTVSQNGADGIAAAQAIKPALIICDWMMPGVDGLEVCRQVKHDRHLSATFFVLLTAKGELEDRVRGLDAGADEFLSKPIEQDELRARVQAGLRLYQLNRDIQEQKQLLEAEFREAAMYVRSLLPQPLETPIKIDFRFIPSSELGGDCFDFFWIDDRRLVMYLLDVSGHGLGAALPSISVLNLLRNANSSLWGSQQLAGIDYNRPCQVLALLNHGFQMTNQNDKYFTIWYGIYDRQDQTLTYASAGHPPALLIHSGENELPQVTELKTPGIPIGMFTDVDFAEATHTIPPGSCLYLFSDGIYEFQTHSGEQWGIEAFQTLLAQHQNSPSDLGQILAEIQSLTTPAALAVDDLSIVAVDFMDRTK
- a CDS encoding bifunctional pantoate--beta-alanine ligase/(d)CMP kinase; its protein translation is MAELGLIKTLAGLACALRQERSQRQSLPSTDQPFLGFVPTMGALHRGHLSLIERARQDCQRVLVSIFVNPLQFGPQEDLATYPRSLDQDYNLCCQAGVDWLFVPTIEELYPHPSAETTLVHPPRAMVEVLCGRSRPGHFAGVITIVLKLLNLIAPDRAYFGEKDAQQIAIIRRCLADLNQSTEIIPCPIVREASGLALSSRNQYLSAPEKQQATALCRSLHRAQRQFQQGITQSQGLIETVQTELAREPAIAPEYIELVHPDTLVPLQTVETVGLLAVAARIGTTRLIDNCQLDLRPPILAIDGPAGAGKSTVTRLAAKALGLTYLDTGAMYRAVTWWCLQADIDLGDGVQVVEQVGNCQIKLHSTDPLLPPQVWINDQEVTESIRSQEVTAQVSRLAAIPEVRQRLVKQQQAMGAKGGIAAEGRDIGTHVFPDAGLKIFLTASPQERAKRRWQELQQQDTDISLDDLTRQIMERDYNDSQRAYAPFRKAADAIEVSTDGLTIEAVTEKIVHLYRNLN